The Saccopteryx leptura isolate mSacLep1 chromosome 2, mSacLep1_pri_phased_curated, whole genome shotgun sequence genome has a window encoding:
- the SLC25A44 gene encoding solute carrier family 25 member 44 produces MEDKRNIQIIEWEHLDKKKFYVFGVAMTMMIRVSVYPFTLIRTRLQVQKGKSLYHGTFDAFIKILRADGVTGLYRGFLVNTFTLISGQCYVTTYELTRKFVADYSQSNTVKSLVAGGSASLVAQSITVPIDVVSQHLMMQRKGEKMGRFQVQGNPQGQGVVAFGQTKDIIRQILRTDGLRGFYRGYVASLLTYIPNSAVWWPFYHFYAEQLSYLCPKECPHIVFQAISGPLAAATASILTNPMDVIRTRVQVEGKNSIILTFRQLMAEEGPWGLMKGLSARIISATPSTIVIVVGYESLKKLSLRPELVDSRHW; encoded by the exons ATGGAGGACAAACGCAATATCCAGATCATCGAGTGGGAACACCTGGACAAGAAGAAGTTCTACGTGTTTGGTGTGGCAATGACAATGATGATCCGTGTCAGCGTCTACCCATTTACCCTCATCCGCACTCGGCTGCAGGTTCAGAAAGGCAAGAGTCTCTACCATGGGACCTTTGACGCCTTCATCAAGATCCTGCGAGCAGATGGAGTGACTGGCCTCTACCGGGGATTCCTGGTCAACACCTTCACCCTCATCTCGGGCCAGTGCTATGTAACCACTTACGAGCTCACCCGGAAGTTTGTAGCTGACTATAGCCAGAGCAACACAGTCAAATCACTGGTGGCTGGTGGCTCAGCCTCTCTCGTAGCCCAGAGCATCACAGTGCCCATTGATGTGGTCTCCCAGCACCTGATGATGCAGCGTAAGGGTGAGAAAATGGGCCGCTTCCAAGTGCAAGGGAACCCACAGGGACAAGGTGTAGTTGCCTTTGGCCAAACCAAGGACATCATCAGGCAGATCCTGCGGACTGATGGGCTTCGAGGCTTCTACCGAGGCTATGTGGCTTCACTACTTACCTACATCCCAAACAGTGCTGTCTGGTGGCCCTTCTATCACTTCTATGCAG AGCAGCTCTCATACCTCTGTCCTAAGGAATGCCCTCACATTGTCTTTCAAGCCATCTCGGGGCCCCTAGCTGCAGCTACTGCTTCCATTCTCACCAATCCTATGGATGTTATCCGAACCCGAGTGCAG GTTGAGGGCAAGAACTCCATCATCCTGACCTTCAGACAGTTGATGGCGGAAGAGGGGCCTTGGGGCCTCATGAAGGGCCTCTCAGCCAGAATAATCTCAGCCACGCCTTCTACCATTGTCATTGTGGTGGGTTATGAGAGCCTCAAGAAACTCAGCCTCCGACCTGAGCTGGTGGACTCAAGACACTGGTAA